One region of Arvicola amphibius chromosome 3, mArvAmp1.2, whole genome shotgun sequence genomic DNA includes:
- the LOC119810355 gene encoding putative olfactory receptor 10D4 — protein sequence MSMRNYTFVTEFILLGISNSEGLENLLFVLFLVFYVFALLGNLLIFLTILASPNLHTPMYFFLGNLAVFDIFFPSVNSPKMMDCLTLQSCTISYEGCASQIFFYHTLGCTECFLYTVMAYDRFVAICYPMRYTIIMNYKVCTLFTVGTWLGGFVHGSILTFLIFKLPYCGPNEVDSFFCDIPVVLSLACADTSLAQTVSFTNVGIVALTCFLLVLTSYTRIVISILKIRSSEGRRRAFSTCSAHFTSILLFYGPVILVYLRPASSPWLDSVVQVFNNVVNPSLNPLIYSLRNKEVKLALRKVLNQAMQPLGYKE from the coding sequence ATGAGCATGAGGAACTACACCTTTGTGACAGAGTTCATCCTGCTGGGAATTTCCAACAGCGAAGGGCTAGAGAACTTGCTCTTTGTCCTGTTCCTGGTCTTCTATGTCTTTGCCTTGCTGGGGAACCTGCTCATCTTCCTCACCATCCTGGCTTCCCCCAACCTCCACACTCCCATGTATTTCTTCCTGGGAAACCTGGCAGTGTTTGACATATTCTTCCCTTCTGTGAATTCTCCTAAGATGATGGACTGCCTAACGTTGCAGAGTTGCACTATCTCATACGAGGGCTGTGCCTCACAGATTTTCTTCTATCACACCCTGGGGTGTACTGAGTGTTTCCTGTACACAGTGATGGCCTATGATCGCTTTGTGGCTATTTGCTACCCTATGAGATACACGATCATCATGAATTACAAGGTGTGTACCCTCTTCACAGTGGGCACTTGGCTGGGGGGCTTTGTACATGGGAGCATCCTCACATTTCTTATCTTTAAGTTACCCTACTGTGGACCCAATGAGGTggacagtttcttctgtgacattCCTGTGGTGCTGTCCCTGGCATGTGCAGACACCTCTCTAGCACAGACTGTGAGTTTTACCAATGTTGGCATTGTTGCCCTTACATGTTTTCTCCTTGTTCTCACTTCCTACACTCGTATCGTTATCTCCATCTTGAAAATCCGTTCCTCAGAAGGCAGGCGCAGAGCCTTCTCCACCTGCAGTGCCCACTTCACATCCATTCTATTGTTTTATGGTCCTGTGATTCTTGTTTATCTCAGACCTGCTTCTAGCCCCTGGTTGGATTCTGTTGTCCAGGTGTTTAATAATGTTGTCAACCCTTCTTTGAATCCTctgatttattctttgagaaacaAGGAAGTGAAATTAGCCCTGAGAAAGGTGTTAAATCAAGCAATGCAACCTTTGGGGTATAAGGAATAG